In one window of Haloimpatiens sp. FM7315 DNA:
- a CDS encoding ABC transporter ATP-binding protein: MSKVVLEKVEKVYPNGFVAVHGIDLEINDGEFMVFVGPSGCAKSTTLRMIAGLEKVSRGKIYIGDKMVNDIQPKDRGIAMVFQNYALYPHMTVYDNMAFPLKLKKVSKDDIKEKIKEVAEILDLEEVLKRKPKELSGGQRQRVAVGRAIVRNPEVFLFDEPLSNLDAKLRVHMRVQLSKLHKKLKSTMIYVTHDQVEAMTMGDRICVMNLGKIMQVDTPINLYKYPENKFVASFIGSPAMNIVEGELIGFGENILVKIGDREFKLPDNKKEKVKNYIGKRVYLGIRPEDIYIDNIENTERIQGIIDVIENMGNEAFVYFKAFGEQFIAKVDPSKINGLEITKEATFGFHMDSFHIFDHVSEKNISI, from the coding sequence ATGTCAAAGGTTGTTTTGGAGAAAGTAGAAAAAGTTTATCCTAATGGATTTGTGGCTGTGCATGGAATTGATTTAGAGATTAATGATGGAGAATTTATGGTATTTGTAGGACCTTCAGGTTGTGCAAAATCTACAACTCTTAGGATGATAGCCGGCCTTGAGAAAGTGTCAAGGGGAAAAATATATATAGGTGATAAAATGGTAAATGACATTCAGCCAAAGGATAGGGGAATTGCTATGGTATTCCAAAATTATGCGTTATATCCACATATGACTGTTTATGACAATATGGCTTTTCCTTTAAAATTAAAAAAGGTTTCTAAAGATGACATAAAAGAAAAAATTAAAGAAGTAGCTGAAATATTGGATTTAGAGGAGGTTTTGAAAAGAAAGCCTAAAGAATTATCAGGAGGGCAAAGACAAAGAGTTGCAGTTGGAAGAGCTATTGTTAGAAATCCGGAAGTGTTTTTATTTGATGAACCTTTATCAAATTTAGATGCAAAATTAAGGGTACATATGAGAGTACAATTATCTAAGCTCCACAAAAAGCTAAAATCTACTATGATATATGTTACACATGATCAAGTTGAGGCTATGACAATGGGAGATAGAATTTGTGTAATGAATTTAGGTAAAATTATGCAAGTGGATACACCTATAAATTTATATAAGTATCCAGAAAATAAATTTGTAGCTAGCTTTATTGGTTCTCCTGCAATGAATATTGTAGAAGGGGAACTTATAGGTTTTGGAGAAAATATTCTTGTCAAAATTGGAGATAGAGAGTTTAAATTGCCAGATAACAAAAAAGAAAAAGTAAAGAATTACATAGGAAAAAGAGTTTATTTAGGAATAAGACCTGAGGATATTTATATAGATAATATAGAAAATACGGAAAGAATTCAAGGAATTATAGACGTAATTGAAAATATGGGTAATGAGGCCTTTGTGTATTTTAAAGCCTTTGGAGAGCAATTTATTGCTAAAGTAGATCCTTCAAAGATAAATGGTTTAGAAATTACAAAAGAAGCAACTTTCGGCTTTCATATGGATAGCTTTCATATTTTTGATCATGTTAGCGAGAAAAATATAAGTATATAA
- a CDS encoding heavy metal-binding domain-containing protein, with protein sequence MIVTTTPQIEGKKIVQYRGIVCGEVISGVNFVKDFMAGIRDLVGGRSETYEDEMIKAREGALAEMMRRAGELGANALVGVDIDYEVLGQNGSMLMVTASGTAVVIE encoded by the coding sequence ATGATAGTTACTACAACACCACAAATAGAAGGTAAAAAAATAGTTCAGTACAGAGGAATAGTATGTGGAGAGGTAATTTCAGGTGTTAATTTTGTTAAAGATTTTATGGCTGGGATTAGAGACTTAGTTGGTGGAAGATCTGAAACTTACGAAGATGAAATGATAAAAGCTAGAGAAGGGGCATTAGCTGAAATGATGAGAAGAGCAGGAGAGTTAGGTGCTAATGCTTTAGTTGGTGTAGACATAGATTATGAAGTTCTTGGACAAAACGGAAGTATGCTTATGGTAACTGCTTCTGGAACTGCTGTTGTAATTGAATAG
- a CDS encoding 4Fe-4S binding protein: protein MKKRNYFKWIISIFFLVFAPVMGYFHQVKGGGPNGAPSVDAMCPFGGLETLFSLIKDGTYLKKIEPSSFIILICVILLTVLFGRIFCGYICPLGTIQSLINKLGKKLKIKQIKLNGKIHKVLQFAKYFVLAIVLVTTYRAGELILRTMDPWATFMHFGSGTEIFTEFLMGFIILMLIFITSLFIERAWCRYFCPLGAFLSLISVFRIFKVKRNSSTCVNCKKCTRNCPMGLEVHNSSSTNSMECISCGECITECPKENVLEMKKGKSKLSFKAIGFSIILVMVLVIGGAKAIGKFEVAQGNKEVLTEKGVLNPDNIRGYMTIKDISKEFDIEVSVLLKECELPEDTDINKSIKDLKTELEEKGIEFETEDLREAILKIQEK from the coding sequence GTGAAAAAAAGAAATTATTTTAAATGGATTATATCAATATTTTTTCTAGTATTTGCCCCTGTTATGGGATATTTTCATCAGGTTAAAGGAGGAGGCCCTAATGGAGCTCCATCCGTTGATGCTATGTGTCCTTTTGGAGGATTAGAAACGCTTTTCTCTCTAATAAAAGATGGGACTTATTTAAAGAAGATTGAACCTTCATCCTTTATTATTTTAATATGTGTTATACTGCTTACGGTTTTATTTGGAAGAATATTTTGCGGGTATATTTGTCCTCTTGGAACTATTCAAAGTCTTATAAATAAATTGGGAAAGAAATTAAAAATAAAACAAATAAAATTAAATGGAAAAATTCACAAAGTATTACAATTTGCTAAGTATTTTGTTTTGGCTATAGTTTTAGTTACAACTTATAGAGCAGGAGAGCTAATATTAAGAACAATGGATCCTTGGGCTACTTTTATGCATTTTGGATCAGGTACTGAAATATTTACTGAATTTTTAATGGGTTTCATTATACTTATGCTTATATTTATTACTTCACTTTTTATAGAAAGAGCTTGGTGCAGGTATTTTTGCCCTCTAGGAGCTTTTCTATCTTTAATATCGGTATTTAGAATATTTAAAGTAAAAAGAAATTCTTCTACTTGTGTAAATTGTAAGAAATGTACTAGGAATTGCCCAATGGGATTAGAGGTTCATAATTCTAGTTCAACTAATAGTATGGAATGTATAAGCTGTGGAGAATGTATAACAGAATGCCCAAAGGAGAATGTTTTAGAGATGAAAAAGGGCAAGAGTAAACTTTCTTTTAAGGCTATAGGATTTAGTATTATATTGGTTATGGTTTTGGTAATAGGTGGTGCAAAGGCAATTGGAAAATTTGAAGTAGCACAAGGAAATAAAGAAGTGTTGACTGAAAAAGGAGTTTTAAATCCTGATAACATAAGGGGATATATGACAATAAAGGATATATCTAAAGAATTCGATATTGAGGTTTCAGTTTTGTTAAAGGAGTGCGAGCTTCCAGAGGATACAGATATAAATAAGTCAATTAAAGATTTAAAAACTGAATTAGAAGAAAAAGGCATAGAATTTGAAACTGAAGATTTAAGAGAGGCTATTTTAAAAATACAAGAAAAATAA
- a CDS encoding cache domain-containing protein — protein sequence MKKISTKIILAILACSITLAVLISQISVYSAKKMIIEKSNALISNQVQIKADELNKQFDIANSTVDGISRAVSGMLDEVVIRKEPGRAINIIKPVVKNYTNDMIEKVYVELNNSATKGDFAIQYSKDTGKFNEEIFNLKGEVFEKDDPDLEWYFKPIEKQKMIWTKPYLDSESKVKMVSCIKPIYKEKTLLGVVGVDISIEKCIKLVNSMKIYDTGIVFLFDGDLNNVVNKIQTNEGNFKNIKDVENKELNKIITNMRENKSGTNKYSYKNEKNIFGFGHLNNGWILGVTVNEKIVMEGVYDLFMFLNILLIVGIIIILILAYYFGKKLSKPIVLSTGYIEKLSNFDLRLNDDKEVIKKTSKLKDEMGIMLKSIFKLRSKLHNLSKSLKNNSKDVLGQSENIFALSKMLLNLWIWFQKPLESWQRELQIRLLKVKRH from the coding sequence GTGAAAAAAATAAGTACAAAAATAATTTTAGCAATTTTAGCCTGTTCAATTACTTTAGCAGTGCTGATTTCTCAGATATCAGTATATAGTGCAAAGAAGATGATTATTGAAAAAAGTAATGCATTAATATCCAATCAAGTTCAAATTAAAGCAGATGAGTTAAACAAGCAGTTTGATATAGCAAATTCTACAGTGGATGGAATATCTAGGGCTGTTTCCGGAATGTTAGATGAGGTTGTAATTAGAAAGGAACCAGGAAGAGCTATAAATATAATTAAACCTGTAGTAAAAAATTATACAAATGATATGATAGAAAAAGTTTACGTGGAATTGAATAACAGTGCTACAAAAGGGGATTTTGCTATACAGTATAGTAAAGATACAGGAAAGTTTAATGAAGAAATTTTTAACTTAAAAGGAGAAGTTTTTGAAAAAGATGATCCAGACTTAGAATGGTATTTTAAGCCCATTGAAAAACAAAAGATGATTTGGACCAAACCATACCTAGACAGTGAAAGTAAAGTAAAGATGGTTTCTTGTATTAAACCAATATACAAAGAAAAAACATTGTTAGGTGTTGTTGGTGTAGATATAAGTATTGAAAAATGCATTAAATTAGTGAATTCAATGAAAATATATGATACAGGAATAGTGTTTTTATTTGATGGGGATCTTAATAATGTTGTAAATAAAATCCAGACTAATGAGGGGAATTTTAAAAATATTAAAGATGTAGAAAATAAAGAATTAAATAAAATAATAACTAATATGAGAGAAAACAAATCAGGAACTAATAAATATTCTTATAAAAATGAAAAAAATATTTTTGGATTTGGGCATTTAAATAATGGCTGGATACTTGGAGTAACAGTGAATGAAAAAATAGTAATGGAAGGTGTTTATGATTTATTTATGTTTTTAAACATTCTTCTTATTGTAGGCATAATAATAATTTTAATTTTAGCTTATTATTTTGGTAAAAAACTATCAAAACCTATAGTTTTAAGTACAGGATATATTGAAAAATTATCAAATTTTGATTTGCGATTAAATGATGATAAAGAGGTTATAAAAAAGACATCTAAATTGAAAGATGAAATGGGAATTATGCTAAAATCAATATTTAAACTAAGATCAAAATTGCATAATTTATCAAAGAGTCTTAAGAATAATTCTAAAGATGTATTGGGTCAGTCTGAAAATATTTTTGCTCTTTCAAAAATGCTCTTGAATCTATGGATTTGGTTTCAAAAACCTCTGGAGAGCTGGCAAAGGGAGCTACAGATCAGGCTACTCAAGGTCAAAAGGCATTAG